The following are from one region of the Denitrobacterium detoxificans genome:
- the purM gene encoding phosphoribosylformylglycinamidine cyclo-ligase, with translation MTERITVSAAHADDAPAMPSWVAEDTVTYAQAGVDTAEGARAVDAIKEAVHGTYRPEVVGDIGGFGGLFSIAAAKDMEDPLLVSGTDGVGTKLQVAKLAEKHDTVGIDLVAMCVNDILATGAEPLFFLDYIAIGKLKSEAVAEVVSGIAEGCKQAGCALIGGEMAEHPGVMDPDEYDLSGFCVGVVDRPKMLDPEHVKVGDVLLGLASSGLHSNGYSLARKVCIEGRTHYEVRLPRPSLGGKSVQDAMLAPTRIYVKQVRAAVEANPGAVHALAHITGGGITENLNRALPGNVDALVKVGTWDMEPIIPFVCRAAKLDETEALKTFNMGLGMVLIVEADQADAVKASLEAAGERVFRVGEIVEGTGVVQYENKEALFPELPSDEEQPSVPGAPSPEERTSQRDTFYEEEDGE, from the coding sequence TGACGGAACGAATCACCGTGAGCGCCGCCCACGCCGATGATGCCCCCGCAATGCCCAGCTGGGTTGCCGAAGACACGGTCACGTACGCTCAGGCGGGCGTCGATACGGCCGAGGGCGCTCGTGCGGTCGACGCCATCAAGGAAGCCGTGCATGGCACCTATCGCCCTGAAGTCGTGGGCGACATTGGTGGCTTCGGCGGCCTGTTCTCCATTGCCGCGGCGAAGGACATGGAAGACCCCCTGCTGGTTTCCGGCACCGACGGCGTAGGCACGAAGCTCCAGGTGGCGAAGCTGGCCGAAAAACATGATACGGTGGGTATCGACCTGGTGGCCATGTGCGTGAACGATATTCTTGCCACGGGTGCGGAACCCCTGTTCTTCCTGGACTACATCGCCATTGGCAAGCTGAAGAGCGAAGCCGTAGCCGAAGTGGTTAGCGGTATTGCCGAAGGCTGCAAGCAGGCCGGATGCGCCCTTATTGGCGGCGAGATGGCTGAGCATCCGGGCGTTATGGATCCCGATGAATACGACCTTTCCGGCTTCTGCGTTGGCGTGGTCGATCGCCCGAAGATGCTCGACCCCGAGCACGTAAAGGTGGGCGATGTGCTGCTGGGCCTTGCTTCCAGCGGTCTGCACTCCAACGGCTATTCGCTGGCCCGCAAGGTCTGCATCGAAGGCCGCACGCACTACGAGGTGCGTCTGCCGCGCCCCAGCCTGGGCGGCAAGAGCGTGCAGGATGCCATGCTTGCCCCCACGCGCATCTACGTGAAGCAGGTTCGCGCTGCCGTGGAGGCAAATCCCGGCGCCGTGCATGCGCTGGCCCACATTACGGGTGGCGGCATCACCGAGAACCTGAATCGTGCTCTTCCCGGCAACGTTGATGCTCTGGTGAAGGTGGGCACGTGGGATATGGAGCCTATCATCCCGTTCGTGTGCCGTGCCGCGAAGCTCGACGAGACCGAAGCGCTCAAGACGTTCAACATGGGTCTGGGCATGGTGCTCATCGTCGAGGCCGACCAGGCCGACGCCGTGAAGGCGTCGCTGGAAGCTGCCGGCGAGCGCGTCTTCCGCGTGGGCGAAATCGTGGAAGGTACGGGCGTCGTGCAGTACGAAAACAAGGAAGCCCTGTTCCCCGAGCTGCCTTCCGATGAAGAGCAGCCCTCCGTGCCGGGCGCGCCTTCCCCCGAAGAGCGCACG